The Streptomyces bacillaris sequence GCGGAGCCGACCCATGCTCACCACCCTCCAGACGGCCTATTCCGATACCCGCGCCGCCGACCTGGCCTGGACCCTGGGCCGGGAGCCGCTTCCCGCCCTCGCCGTCCTCGACCTCCGGCTCGGTGGCGCCGAACTCCAGTTGAGGCTGCTCGGCGCCTCCCACCAGGTCCTTCTCCAGGAGGAGCAGGGAGTCTGCTCCGAGACCGTCGCCTGTATGCCGGGCAGCAGCACCCCCCTCCCTCTCGGTGTCGCCAAGCGGCTCGGGGACTGGGAGTACGAATTCGCGGCGCGCGTCGAGACCCTCACGCAGGGGCAGTTCGCGGGGCGGGCCCAGGAGTTGCTCGCCCTCGTCAGCGACCACCCGCACGGACTGGCCGGCACCTTCCCCGGCTCCCCGTACGCCTTCACCGCCATGCTCGCCCAGCGCATCGAGGGCCAGGTGCGGTGGCGCACCTGGCACGCGTACCCGCAGGAGGGGCAGTTGGTGGTCACCCGGACCCGGGTGGGGGTGCGCATCCCGGCGCCCGCGGCGTGAGGGGGGCGAGCGCGCGGGTGCGGGTACAGGTCCGTTCAGGTGTGCGGGTGCGGGTGGCTGCCGGGCGGTACTTGCACCCTTGTGGGTGACAGGCGGCGACCAGGTCGTGACGTAGCGTTCGCAGCATGATCGACCAGCAGGTGTCGCTGCGAGGGGGCGCGGCGCGGCTTCCCGTACGGCCGAGGACCGGCCGGTTCCTCGTCCTCGCCGCCGTCTTCGTCTGCGCGGCCTGCGGTCTCGTGTACGAGCTGGAACTGGTCGCCCTCGCTTCCTACTTGATCGGGGACTCGGTCACCCAGGCCTCCGTGGTGCTCTCCGTGATGGTCTTCGCCATGGGCGTCGGCTCGCTCCTCGCGAAACGTTTGCGCTGCCACGCCGCCGTCGGCTTCGGGCTGATCGAGGCGGCCCTCGCGCTGATCGGCGGCTCCTCGGCGCTCGTGCTCTACGCCTCCTTCGCCTGGCTCGGTGAGTCGCGGTACCCGGTCGTCGGGTTCTCCCTGGCCATCGGGGTGCTCATCGGCGCCGAGATCCCGCTGCTGATGACCCTGATCCAGCGCGTCGACCGGCAGGACGCGGGCGGGGCCGTGGCCGACCTCTTCGCCGCCGACTACGTGGGCGCGCTCGTCGGCGGGCTGGCCTTCCCCTTCCTCCTGCTGCCGATGCTCGGCCAGCTCACCGGCGCGCTCGTCACGGGCGCCGTGAACGCCGCCGCCGGCGGGGCGCTGGTCCTGTGGGTCTTCCGCCGCGACCTCACGCCCCGCACCCGCCGCCTCCTCTTCCTGGTCAACGTCTCGGTGATCCTCGTCCTGGCCACCGCCACGTTCCTGGTCGACGACTTCGAGCGGGCGGCGCGGCGGGCGGTCTACGGGGACCACGTGCGGGTCGCCGTGCAGACCGGGGTGCAGGAGGTCGTCCTCACCGGCACCGACCGGGACTCCCTCGACCTCTACCTGGACGGCCGGCTGCGGGTCAGCGCCCGCGACGAGCACCGCTACCACGAGGCGCTGGTCCACCCCGCGATGAACGGGCCCCGCGCCCGTGTCCTCGTCCTGGGCGGCGGCGACGGGCTCGCCGCCCGCGAGGTGCTCCGGTACGCGGACGTCCGCTCGGTCACCGTCGTCGAGATCGACCCCGCCGTCACCCGGCTGGCCCGCACCGACCCCGCCCTCGCCGGCCTCAACGACCACGTCTACCGCGACCCGCGGATCACCGCCGTCGGCGCGGACGCCTTCACCTGGCTGCGCGCCGACCGCCACCGCTACGACGTGGTGATCTCCGACCTGCCGGACCCGGGCATCACGGCCAGCACGAAGCTGTACTCCGCCGAGTTCTACGGGCTGATCGCCGAGGCCCTGGCGCCCCGGGGGCGTCTCGTGGTCCACGCGGGCCCGCCGGTGGCCCGGCCGCAGACCTTCTGGACGGTGGAGGCCTCGGTACGGGCCGGGGGCCTCGCCACCCGCCCGTACCGCATCCCGGCCCGCCCCTCGGCCCATCCCTCGGTCCACCCTTCCGGCTCCACCGCGAGCCCGGACCGGCTCGGCCCCGGTGGCGGGCGGGCGCCGGAGGAGTGGGGGTTCCTGCTCGCGGCGGCGGCCGGGCCGGTGGGGGAGCCGGGGCTCGGCGCGGGAGCGCCCGTACCGCGCTCGCTGGGGGAGGAGGAGCTGCGGGAGGGGGCGCGGGCGGCGGACCGGCTGCGGCTGCCGGGGCAGGCGCCGTCCACGCTGATCCACCCGCGCTACTGGGAGGACGCGTGAGGGCGGGCGCGCCAGCGGGCGGCGGGGCGGCGGAGGGAGGCGGGGCGGCAGAGGGGGTGGAGCGGGGAGGAGCCGGGCGGGGGGAAGTCCTGACGTGCGGGCCGGGGGCGATTAGGCTCGGTGGGTATGGAGCATCAGGTGTTCGTTCCGGTCCCGGTCCCGGCCCTGCGGCGCACGCTGGGCGACCCCGTCCGGGTCGCCCGCTGCGTCCCGGGGATCCAGCAGGACGCCGACGGATCGGCCTCGCCGCTGGCGGGCCGGCTGAAGTTCCGGGCCGGCGGCCACACCATCACGTACCGGGGCGAGCTGAAGCTCTCCGGCCCCGAGGCGGCGGAGGGCGCGGACGGCGACCGCTTCACGGTGACCGGGGAGGGCGTGGAGGCCCGGGGGACCGGTGTGGTGAAGCTGGCCCTGACCGTCTCCCTCACGGCGGCGGACGGCGGCACGACCCTCACGTACGGCGGTACGGCGAGCGGTGACGGCCGGCTGGCCGAGCTGGAGGAGGGCGCCGCCCTCACCGCCGCCCAGCGCCTCCTGGACCGCTTCACCCAGCAGCTGGTCACGGAGACCCTGGCCGTACGGGAGGGGGAGGACCCGGCCCCCGGGAGCGCGGAGGACGTCTCGGCCGAGGGGCTCGAAGGAGACGTCGAGCCGCCCGCCGACGGCCGGGACGGCGAGCGGGCCGGTGCCGGTGCCGGTACGGGCTCCGTCGCTGAGCCCGGTTCCGCTGTCGGGGCTGACGAGCCCGCTGAGCCCGCCGAGTCCGGCTCCGATGCCGGTACGGGCGCCGGGGCCGCCGAGTCCTCCGGGCCCGTCGGCGTTCCGGAGCCCGGCAAGCCCGTGGAGTCCTCCGCAGCGGACGAGGCCACGGGCACCCCCGAAGGCGCTGACCTTCCCGGGGCCGCCGCGTCCGGCGGGCCTGCCGGGGCCGCCGAGTCCGCCTCCGTATTCGACTCGCCCGTCCCCCCGCCCTCCCTCGACCCCGTCGCGGGCGTCGAGTTCACCGTCCCCGACGAGCCGCCCGCCGAGGCCGCGCACGCCCGGCGCACCATGATCGGGCGCAGTGCGGAGGAGGTCGACCACGCGCCGCCGCGCGGCCGGTACGCCCCCGTGCCCTCGCCGGACGCGGGCGGGGCGAGCACCACCCTGCGCTGGGTCGCCCCGGCCGCCGTCCTCGCGCTGGCCTCCGCCGTCGTGCTGAGCAGGGCGCTGCGGCGCCGTAGGTGAGGCACCGCCAGGAGACCGCCAGTAGGGTCGTCGGGTGAGCAGCAGCGAAGAGAACGTCAGGCTGAGTGCCGGAGACGCCGAGTTGACCGTCCATCCCGCCCACGGCTGCCGGATCGGCAGTCTGCGGATCGGCTCCACCGAGCTGCTGCGCCAGGGCGAGCGGTACGGCTGCTTCCCGATGGTGCCCTGGTGCGGGCGGACCGGGTACGGGGAGTTCCGCAACGGCGACGTCACCCACCAACTGCCCCTGAACTCCCCGCCGCACGCCATCCACGGCACCGGCCGGGACACCACCTGGCGGACCGCCCACGTGGAGAAGGCGCAGGCGGCCTTCTACTACGACCTCGCCGAGCCCTGGCCGTACGAGGGCCGGGTGACCCAGACCTTCGAGCTGACCGAGGACACGCTGACCCTCGCCCTCGCCGTGGAGACGTACGGCACCTCCTTCCCGGCCCAGGCCGGCTGGCACCCCTGGTTCCACCGCAGCCTCGGCGGCCAGGACGCCCGGCTCTCCTTCGACGCCGGCTGGCAGGAGGGGCGGGGGGACGACCACCTGCCGACCGGGCGGCGCATCGACCCCGTACCGGGTCCGTGGGACGACTGCTTCGGGATGCCCGACGGTGTGGACGTGACGCTCACCTGGCCGGAGCAGCTGGAGCTGACGGTGAAGAGCCGCAGCGAGTGGGTCGTGATCTACGACGAGCAGGACGAGGCGATCTGTGTCGAGCCGCAGTCCGGGCCGCCGAACGGGCTGAACACCGCGCCCCGGCTGGTCACCCCGATCGACCCGCTGGAGATCACGACGACCTGGAGCTGGACGCGGCTCTGAGGTTCGGTCCCGGGGCGCGGCTCCGAGGCTGGGCTCCGGGGCGCGGCTTCGAGGCTCGGCTCGGGGCCGGGGGCCGTACCGCTTACCCTCGTGACCATGACTGACGTACGCGCTGAGCTGCTCCAGCAGATCAAGGACAAGGCCGTGGTGCACGGCAAGGTGACCCTCTCCTCGGGTCTGGAAGCCGACTGGTACATCGACCTGCGCCGGATCACGCTGGACGGCAAGGCCGCGCCGCTGGTCGGCCAGGCCATGCTGGACGCCACCGCCGAGCTGGACTACGACTGCGTGGGCGGGCTGACGCTCGGCGCCGACCCGGTCGCCACCTCGATGCTGCACGCCTCCGCCGCGCGCGGGCAGAGCCTGGACGCGTTCGTCGTCCGCAAGGCGCAGAAGGCCCACGGGATGCAGCGCCGGATCGAGGGCACGGACGTGAAGGGCCGCCGCTGCCTGGTCGTCGAGGACACCTCCACCACCGGTGGTTCGCCGCTGACCGCCGTCGAGGCCGTACGGGAGGCGGGCGGCGAGGTCGTCGCCGTCGCCGTGATCGTCGAGCGCGGTGCCGCCCCGGCCATCGCGGAGGCCGGTCTGCCGTACGTCCAGGTCTACTCGGTGGCCGACCTCGGCCTGGCCTGAGCCATATCGGGCGGACCCGACGGTTTCACGTGAAACAGGGTCCGCCGGGTGGAGCCGGATGGAGAGTCTGGGAAGATGGGGGCGACGATGACGTCGCCCCCAGGTCAGGGACTCCACAGCCTGCACATCCGCACATTCCAAGGAGCGGTCAGATGCCCATCGCAACCCCCGAGGCTTACGCCGAGATGCTCGACCGGGCCAAGGCGGGCAAGTTCGCCTACCCGGCCATCAACGTCACCTCGACGCAGACCCTGCACGCGGCCCTGCGCGGCTTCGCGGAGGCAGAGAGCGACGGCATCGTCCAGATCTCCACGGGCGGTGCGGAGTTCCTGGGCGGCCAGTACAACAAGGACATGGTGACGGGCGCGGTCGCCCTGGCCGAGTTCGCGCACATCGTCGCCGCCAAGTACGACGTCACGGTCGCGCTCCACACCGACCACTGCCCCAAGGACAAGCTGGACGGTTACGTACGTCCGCTGCTCGCCGTCTCCGCCGAGCGCGTCGCCAAGGGCCTGAACCCGCTGTTCCAGTCCCACATGTGGGATGGCTCGGCCGAGACCCTCGCGGACAACCTGGCCATCGGCCAGGAGCTGCTGGCCCAGGCCGCCGCCGCCAAGATCATCCTTGAGGTCGAGATCACCCCGACCGGCGGCGAGGAGGACGGTGTCACGCACGAGATCAACGACGAGCTGTACACCACCGTCGAGGACGCGCTGCGCACCGCCGAGGCGCTCGGCCTGGGCGAGAAGGGCCGCTACCTGCTGGCCGCCTCCTTCGGCAACGTCCACGGCGTCTACAAGCCGGGCAACGTCGTGCTCCGCCCCGAGCTGCTGAAGGACCTCCAGGCGGGCGTCTCGGAGAAGTACGGCAAGCCGGCCGGCAGCCAGCCGTTCGACTTCGTCTTCCACGGCGGCTCCGGCTCCACTGCCGAGGAGATCGCCACCGCGCTGGAGAACGGCGTCGTGAAGATGAACCTCGACACCGACACCCAGTACGCCTTCACCCGCCCGGTCGCGGACCACATGTTCCGCAACTACGACGGTGTCCTGAAGGTCGACGGCGAGGTCGGCAACAAGAAGACCTACGACCCCCGCACCTGGGGCAAGGCCGCCGAGGCGGGCATGGCCGTGCGCGTCACCGAGGCGTGCGCGAACCTGCGCTCCACCGGCACGAAGCTGAAGTAGCCACACCGGCAGTTCGGTACGGATGTACGGCGTCGGGCCCGGTTCCCCTCCAGGGGGCCGGGCCCGTTGCCGTGCCGAGTGAACGAGAGCAAGGAGGGCCGCTCGTGGCCGCGCTGTACGACTTCGACACCGCCGTCGACCGCCGGGGCACCTGGTGCGTCCAGTGGGACGGGGTCGCGGACCGGTTCGGGGTCGACGGGCTGCTGCCCTTCACCATCTCCGACATGGACTTCACCACCGCTCCCGAGGTGCTGGCCGCGCTGCGGGACCGGCTGGACCACGGCGTCTTCGGCTACACCACCTGGAAGCAGGACGACTTCCGCTCGGCCGTCGCCCACTGGTAC is a genomic window containing:
- the pyrE gene encoding orotate phosphoribosyltransferase produces the protein MTDVRAELLQQIKDKAVVHGKVTLSSGLEADWYIDLRRITLDGKAAPLVGQAMLDATAELDYDCVGGLTLGADPVATSMLHASAARGQSLDAFVVRKAQKAHGMQRRIEGTDVKGRRCLVVEDTSTTGGSPLTAVEAVREAGGEVVAVAVIVERGAAPAIAEAGLPYVQVYSVADLGLA
- the fbaA gene encoding class II fructose-bisphosphate aldolase, translating into MPIATPEAYAEMLDRAKAGKFAYPAINVTSTQTLHAALRGFAEAESDGIVQISTGGAEFLGGQYNKDMVTGAVALAEFAHIVAAKYDVTVALHTDHCPKDKLDGYVRPLLAVSAERVAKGLNPLFQSHMWDGSAETLADNLAIGQELLAQAAAAKIILEVEITPTGGEEDGVTHEINDELYTTVEDALRTAEALGLGEKGRYLLAASFGNVHGVYKPGNVVLRPELLKDLQAGVSEKYGKPAGSQPFDFVFHGGSGSTAEEIATALENGVVKMNLDTDTQYAFTRPVADHMFRNYDGVLKVDGEVGNKKTYDPRTWGKAAEAGMAVRVTEACANLRSTGTKLK
- a CDS encoding SRPBCC domain-containing protein, translating into MEHQVFVPVPVPALRRTLGDPVRVARCVPGIQQDADGSASPLAGRLKFRAGGHTITYRGELKLSGPEAAEGADGDRFTVTGEGVEARGTGVVKLALTVSLTAADGGTTLTYGGTASGDGRLAELEEGAALTAAQRLLDRFTQQLVTETLAVREGEDPAPGSAEDVSAEGLEGDVEPPADGRDGERAGAGAGTGSVAEPGSAVGADEPAEPAESGSDAGTGAGAAESSGPVGVPEPGKPVESSAADEATGTPEGADLPGAAASGGPAGAAESASVFDSPVPPPSLDPVAGVEFTVPDEPPAEAAHARRTMIGRSAEEVDHAPPRGRYAPVPSPDAGGASTTLRWVAPAAVLALASAVVLSRALRRRR
- a CDS encoding DUF2617 family protein, whose amino-acid sequence is MLTTLQTAYSDTRAADLAWTLGREPLPALAVLDLRLGGAELQLRLLGASHQVLLQEEQGVCSETVACMPGSSTPLPLGVAKRLGDWEYEFAARVETLTQGQFAGRAQELLALVSDHPHGLAGTFPGSPYAFTAMLAQRIEGQVRWRTWHAYPQEGQLVVTRTRVGVRIPAPAA
- a CDS encoding polyamine aminopropyltransferase; translated protein: MIDQQVSLRGGAARLPVRPRTGRFLVLAAVFVCAACGLVYELELVALASYLIGDSVTQASVVLSVMVFAMGVGSLLAKRLRCHAAVGFGLIEAALALIGGSSALVLYASFAWLGESRYPVVGFSLAIGVLIGAEIPLLMTLIQRVDRQDAGGAVADLFAADYVGALVGGLAFPFLLLPMLGQLTGALVTGAVNAAAGGALVLWVFRRDLTPRTRRLLFLVNVSVILVLATATFLVDDFERAARRAVYGDHVRVAVQTGVQEVVLTGTDRDSLDLYLDGRLRVSARDEHRYHEALVHPAMNGPRARVLVLGGGDGLAAREVLRYADVRSVTVVEIDPAVTRLARTDPALAGLNDHVYRDPRITAVGADAFTWLRADRHRYDVVISDLPDPGITASTKLYSAEFYGLIAEALAPRGRLVVHAGPPVARPQTFWTVEASVRAGGLATRPYRIPARPSAHPSVHPSGSTASPDRLGPGGGRAPEEWGFLLAAAAGPVGEPGLGAGAPVPRSLGEEELREGARAADRLRLPGQAPSTLIHPRYWEDA
- a CDS encoding aldose epimerase family protein translates to MSSSEENVRLSAGDAELTVHPAHGCRIGSLRIGSTELLRQGERYGCFPMVPWCGRTGYGEFRNGDVTHQLPLNSPPHAIHGTGRDTTWRTAHVEKAQAAFYYDLAEPWPYEGRVTQTFELTEDTLTLALAVETYGTSFPAQAGWHPWFHRSLGGQDARLSFDAGWQEGRGDDHLPTGRRIDPVPGPWDDCFGMPDGVDVTLTWPEQLELTVKSRSEWVVIYDEQDEAICVEPQSGPPNGLNTAPRLVTPIDPLEITTTWSWTRL